A section of the Thauera chlorobenzoica genome encodes:
- a CDS encoding Eco57I restriction-modification methylase domain-containing protein — protein sequence MSAQLALGLRDVAAFGQVFTPDSVVRAMLALRRNAGRVLEPSCGDGAFLRHLPGAVGLELDADHCPPGAQAMDFFAYPEGERFDTIIGNPPYVRYQDIPPATRALIERGGHGRGLDGRSNLYLFFIEKCVRQLAPGGELIFITPRDFLKATSAVKLNRLLYEAGSITEAIELGDARVFPDALPNCLIWRFEKGCTERTMRYCEIGTGDALDAALAAPAWQTRHFLECGGHLMFARGDYPLRLAELAFVKVGAVSGADELYADDVHGNRDFVCSSTVSSGRTRRMIWSEPGEPPPAVLAPHKARLLQRKVTRFDESNWWLWGRLHHRSAAPRVYVNGKTRVAQPFFVHDCTDYDGAVLAVFLRHADIDLAAFCAALNAVDWADLGFVCDGRFLFTQRSLEHAPLPAAFAAFLPSP from the coding sequence GTGAGCGCCCAGCTCGCCCTCGGGCTGCGCGACGTCGCCGCCTTCGGCCAGGTGTTCACCCCCGACAGCGTGGTGCGGGCGATGCTGGCGCTGCGCCGCAACGCCGGCCGGGTGCTGGAGCCGTCCTGCGGCGACGGCGCGTTCCTGCGCCACCTGCCGGGCGCGGTCGGGCTCGAGCTGGACGCCGACCACTGCCCGCCCGGGGCGCAGGCGATGGACTTCTTTGCCTATCCCGAGGGCGAGCGCTTCGACACCATCATCGGCAACCCGCCCTACGTGCGCTACCAGGACATCCCGCCCGCCACCCGCGCGCTGATCGAACGCGGCGGCCACGGGCGCGGCCTCGACGGGCGCTCCAACCTCTACCTGTTCTTCATCGAGAAGTGCGTGCGCCAGCTCGCCCCGGGGGGCGAGCTGATCTTCATCACGCCGCGCGACTTCCTCAAGGCGACCTCGGCGGTAAAGCTCAACCGCCTGCTGTACGAGGCCGGCTCGATCACCGAGGCGATCGAACTCGGCGACGCCCGCGTCTTTCCCGACGCGCTGCCGAACTGCCTGATCTGGCGCTTCGAAAAGGGTTGCACCGAGCGCACGATGCGCTACTGCGAGATCGGCACCGGCGACGCGCTTGACGCCGCGCTTGCCGCGCCGGCCTGGCAGACGCGCCATTTCCTCGAGTGCGGCGGCCACCTGATGTTCGCCCGCGGCGACTACCCGCTGCGCCTGGCCGAGCTCGCCTTCGTCAAGGTCGGCGCGGTGTCGGGGGCGGACGAGCTGTACGCCGACGACGTCCACGGCAACCGCGACTTCGTGTGCTCGTCGACGGTCAGCAGCGGACGCACCCGGCGCATGATCTGGAGCGAGCCGGGCGAGCCGCCGCCGGCCGTGCTGGCGCCGCACAAGGCCCGCCTGCTGCAGCGCAAGGTGACCCGCTTCGACGAGTCGAACTGGTGGCTGTGGGGGCGGCTGCACCACCGCAGCGCCGCGCCCCGGGTCTATGTGAACGGCAAGACGCGGGTGGCGCAGCCGTTTTTCGTGCACGACTGCACCGACTACGACGGCGCGGTACTGGCGGTGTTTCTGCGCCACGCCGACATCGACCTGGCGGCGTTCTGCGCCGCGCTCAACGCGGTGGACTGGGCCGATCTGGGCTTCGTCTGCGATGGCCGCTTCCTGTTCACCCAGCGCAGCCTGGAACACGCGCCGCTGCCGGCGGCCTTCGCCGCCTTCCTGCCTTCACCCTGA
- a CDS encoding histidine phosphatase family protein, giving the protein MAAAKTGFHRRASGVDRCAAQEARGIAGGDSTAPGGAIPRSTWRWLDALPADRAVCVLLRHSVRDALAPGDIGYAHPLNALGEELACRFGAALRGRLRTVHSSPLQRCLATAELLRAAAGAEGTVVEDRFLGDPGAYVVDAALARHNWETLGSAGIMARMAAGGPGLPGTRPPDEGARILLAHMLDTAGAVPGVHVFVTHDILLAITAARLVGPPRGAPRWPRYLEGAFFWRDADGLHAAYRGRRCILQVGQM; this is encoded by the coding sequence GTGGCGGCGGCTAAAACCGGATTTCATCGCCGTGCCTCCGGCGTCGACCGGTGCGCCGCGCAAGAGGCGCGCGGGATCGCCGGCGGTGATAGCACCGCCCCGGGGGGCGCGATTCCCCGCTCCACCTGGCGCTGGCTCGACGCGCTGCCGGCCGATCGCGCGGTGTGCGTGCTGCTGCGCCATTCGGTGCGCGACGCGCTCGCGCCCGGCGACATCGGCTACGCCCATCCGCTCAATGCCCTCGGCGAGGAACTCGCCTGCCGTTTCGGCGCCGCCCTGCGCGGGCGCCTGCGCACCGTGCACAGCAGTCCGCTGCAGCGCTGCCTGGCGACCGCCGAATTGCTGCGTGCCGCCGCCGGGGCGGAAGGAACGGTGGTCGAGGACCGCTTCCTCGGCGACCCCGGCGCCTACGTCGTCGATGCCGCGCTCGCCCGCCACAACTGGGAGACCCTGGGCAGCGCCGGGATCATGGCGCGCATGGCCGCGGGCGGCCCCGGCCTGCCCGGCACCCGTCCGCCTGACGAAGGCGCCCGCATCCTGCTCGCGCACATGCTCGACACCGCGGGGGCAGTGCCCGGAGTGCACGTCTTCGTCACCCACGACATCCTGCTCGCAATCACCGCCGCCCGCCTCGTCGGCCCTCCGCGCGGGGCGCCGCGCTGGCCGCGTTACCTGGAAGGCGCCTTCTTCTGGCGCGACGCCGACGGGCTCCACGCCGCCTACCGCGGCCGCCGCTGCATCCTGCAGGTCGGGCAGATGTAG
- a CDS encoding DUF3079 domain-containing protein, with protein sequence MAKKFPLHPKHPERICWGCDKYCPADSLGCGNGSGRTMHPAEMLGDDWYLYGDWGLEIPEAEAKKSAGDGS encoded by the coding sequence ATGGCCAAGAAATTCCCCTTGCATCCCAAGCATCCCGAGCGCATCTGCTGGGGGTGCGACAAGTATTGCCCGGCGGATTCGCTCGGCTGCGGCAACGGTTCCGGGCGGACGATGCACCCGGCGGAGATGCTCGGCGACGACTGGTACCTGTACGGCGACTGGGGACTGGAGATTCCCGAGGCGGAGGCGAAAAAGTCTGCCGGGGACGGTTCGTGA
- a CDS encoding putative RNA methyltransferase, giving the protein MITSFQALACPLDGKPLQRDGASWRCTAGHSFDIARQGYANLLPVQHKRSRDPGDSKEMVAARRRFLGPGPGPDQPGPYQPIAAAVSRALLAGLAPGALARCLDAGCGEGYYLRQLAAAAAQRHPLALLGLDISKWAVMAAAKQDKRPNWVVGSNANLPVLTGTLDRVLCMFGFPVHAEFARVLKPGGELLLADAGPEHLRELREIIYPALKPERPALPPTPEGFTALPADTVRYRLELTGVAQIADLLAMTPHLYRASAAGRARAAALDALTVTVDVRLTRFERQAQVRAPSAAPARPA; this is encoded by the coding sequence ATGATCACGTCCTTCCAGGCGCTCGCCTGCCCCCTCGACGGCAAGCCCTTGCAGCGCGACGGCGCCAGCTGGCGCTGCACCGCCGGCCACAGTTTTGACATCGCCCGCCAGGGCTACGCCAACCTGCTGCCGGTGCAGCACAAACGCTCCCGCGACCCGGGCGACAGCAAGGAGATGGTCGCCGCCCGCCGCCGCTTCCTCGGCCCCGGCCCCGGCCCTGACCAGCCCGGCCCTTACCAGCCGATCGCCGCCGCGGTCAGCCGCGCGCTGCTCGCCGGCCTCGCGCCCGGCGCTCTCGCCCGCTGCCTCGACGCCGGCTGCGGCGAAGGCTACTACCTGCGCCAGCTCGCCGCCGCGGCCGCGCAACGCCACCCGCTCGCCCTGCTCGGGCTCGACATCTCGAAGTGGGCGGTGATGGCGGCGGCCAAGCAGGACAAGCGGCCGAACTGGGTGGTCGGCAGCAACGCCAACCTGCCGGTGCTGACGGGCACGCTCGACCGGGTGCTGTGCATGTTCGGCTTCCCCGTCCATGCCGAATTCGCCCGCGTGCTCAAACCCGGCGGCGAATTGCTGCTGGCCGATGCCGGGCCCGAGCACCTGCGCGAGCTGCGCGAAATCATCTACCCTGCGCTGAAGCCGGAACGCCCCGCGCTCCCGCCAACGCCGGAGGGGTTCACCGCGCTGCCCGCCGACACCGTCCGCTATCGCCTCGAGCTCACCGGCGTGGCGCAGATCGCCGACCTGCTGGCGATGACGCCGCACCTCTACCGCGCCAGCGCCGCAGGCCGCGCCCGGGCCGCGGCGCTGGACGCGCTGACGGTCACGGTAGACGTGCGCCTGACCCGCTTCGAGCGCCAGGCGCAGGTCCGCGCCCCTTCCGCCGCCCCCGCCCGGCCGGCATAG
- the putA gene encoding bifunctional proline dehydrogenase/L-glutamate gamma-semialdehyde dehydrogenase PutA — protein MNSFPLRAAAALPETPRSALRTRIETAWRTPEPLCVPPLVEAARLDPGLREPVRRLALALVTGLRARRSRASGVDALMKEFALSSQEGVALMCLAEALLRVPDKATVDRLIRDKLVDGDWHAHLGHSPSLFVNAAAWGLLIGRRLVAPHDRASLSAALGRLLGHGSEALIRKGMDLAMRLLGEQFVTGRDIGEALRHGRALEKRGYRYSFDMLGEAAMSAADAERYFRAYETALHAIGQDAAGRGVIDGNGISVKLSALHPRYTWSQRERVVAELLPRLRKLCLLARGYAIGLNIDAEEADRLDLSLDLLEALATDDALAGWQGLGFVVQSYQKRAPFVLDFVIDLARRSGRRLMVRLVKGAYWDTEIKRAQVDGVAGYPVFTRKLYTDACYLACAKKLLAARDAVYPQFATHNAHTVAAVFHLAAADGRTWQPGDYEFQCLHGMGEALYDQIVGHPERHRLVRIYAPVGTHRTLLAYLVRRLLENGANSSFVNRVVDPDIPIGALIADPVEHAAPLAGAPHPGIVLPAALFGAARTNSTGFDLASETVRARLAAALARSRSMRFGAAPRPPAADLAAAAAGGGAGPASAPPPPGARPIRNPAAHDEVVGYVLEAGSATVEAALAAAQTAAPGWAARSAAARAQILLRAAERYQADADTLLALAVREGGKTWANAVAELREAVDFLRYYAHQAQDFAPDSHVALGPVLCISPWNFPLAIFTGQLAAALAAGNTVLAKPARQTPLIAAAAVGLMHAAGVPADVLQLLPGRGEVVGSALIADPRVRGVMFTGSTEVAAQINRRLAARGGQVPLIAETGGQNALIVDSTALPEQVVADVLASAFDSAGQRCSALRVLCLQQDIAADTLDMLRGAIAELRLGNPADVRVDIGPVIDTAARDGLEAHVAAMQARGARVTRLPLPEACAHGSFVPPTVVELAGGIDALAHLGREQFGPVLHVLRYPAADLERLIDAINATGYGLTLGVHSRIDETVERVAARARAGNLYVNRNLIGAVVGVQPFGGEGLSGTGPKAGGPLYLHRLLARSPGPELAKGARAVECTAAGEACAARLQAFAAWLDGGGGGLIDEAQSAALHDRIAPYRQRRITGLRLALPGPTGEDDSLRFVARGTIAGVARSAAGYLHQLIAALASGNLLRVDADATAHAVHSALPAALQAQLCCDAGWFDADFGALLFDGSDADADAWQRRLAGRDGPIIALLRPAPHYDLTRLVHERALSINTTAAGGNASLMAIGA, from the coding sequence GTGAATTCGTTCCCTCTGCGCGCTGCCGCGGCCCTGCCGGAAACTCCGCGCAGCGCCCTGCGCACCCGCATCGAAACCGCCTGGCGCACCCCCGAACCGCTGTGCGTGCCGCCCCTGGTCGAGGCCGCGCGCCTCGACCCCGGCCTGCGCGAACCGGTGCGCCGCCTCGCCCTCGCGCTCGTGACCGGCCTGCGCGCCAGGCGCAGCCGCGCCAGCGGCGTCGATGCGCTGATGAAGGAGTTCGCCCTCTCCAGCCAGGAAGGGGTTGCCCTGATGTGCCTGGCCGAGGCCCTGCTGCGGGTGCCCGACAAGGCCACCGTGGACCGCCTGATCCGCGACAAGCTGGTCGATGGCGACTGGCACGCGCACCTCGGCCACAGCCCCTCGCTGTTCGTCAACGCCGCGGCCTGGGGGCTGCTGATCGGCCGCCGCCTGGTGGCCCCGCACGACCGCGCCAGCCTGTCCGCAGCCCTCGGCCGCCTGCTCGGCCACGGCAGCGAGGCCCTGATCCGCAAGGGCATGGACCTGGCGATGCGCCTGCTGGGCGAGCAGTTCGTCACCGGCCGCGACATCGGCGAGGCCCTGCGGCACGGCCGGGCGCTCGAGAAGCGGGGCTATCGTTATTCTTTCGACATGCTCGGCGAAGCGGCCATGAGCGCGGCCGACGCCGAACGCTACTTTCGTGCCTACGAAACCGCGCTCCACGCCATCGGCCAGGACGCGGCCGGGCGTGGCGTCATCGACGGCAACGGCATCTCGGTCAAGCTCTCCGCGCTGCACCCGCGCTACACCTGGTCACAGCGCGAGCGCGTAGTCGCCGAGCTGCTGCCGCGCCTGCGCAAGCTGTGCCTGCTCGCCAGGGGCTACGCCATCGGCCTCAACATCGACGCCGAGGAGGCCGACCGCCTCGACCTTTCGCTCGACCTGCTCGAAGCGCTGGCGACGGACGATGCGCTCGCCGGCTGGCAGGGCCTGGGCTTCGTCGTCCAGTCCTACCAGAAGCGCGCCCCCTTCGTCCTCGACTTCGTCATCGACCTGGCGCGGCGTAGCGGCCGGCGCCTGATGGTGAGACTGGTCAAGGGGGCCTACTGGGACACCGAGATCAAGCGCGCGCAGGTCGACGGCGTGGCCGGCTACCCGGTGTTCACGCGCAAGCTGTACACCGACGCGTGCTACCTCGCCTGTGCGAAGAAGCTGCTCGCCGCGCGCGACGCGGTGTACCCGCAATTCGCCACCCACAACGCCCACACCGTGGCCGCGGTGTTCCACCTCGCCGCCGCCGACGGCCGCACCTGGCAGCCGGGCGACTACGAGTTCCAGTGCCTGCACGGCATGGGCGAAGCACTCTACGACCAGATCGTCGGCCACCCCGAGCGCCACCGCCTGGTGCGCATCTACGCTCCGGTCGGCACCCACCGCACCCTGCTCGCCTACCTGGTCCGCCGCCTGCTCGAAAACGGCGCCAACAGCAGCTTCGTCAATCGCGTCGTGGACCCGGACATCCCGATCGGGGCGCTGATCGCCGACCCCGTCGAACACGCCGCTCCGCTCGCCGGCGCGCCGCACCCGGGCATCGTCCTCCCGGCCGCCCTGTTCGGCGCCGCACGGACCAATTCCACCGGCTTCGACCTCGCCAGCGAGACGGTGCGCGCCCGCCTGGCGGCCGCCCTCGCGCGGTCGCGCTCGATGCGCTTCGGCGCCGCGCCGCGCCCGCCTGCCGCGGACCTTGCCGCAGCCGCGGCAGGCGGCGGCGCCGGGCCCGCCTCCGCCCCACCGCCGCCGGGGGCACGGCCGATACGCAATCCGGCCGCACACGACGAAGTTGTCGGCTACGTGCTCGAGGCCGGCTCCGCCACCGTCGAAGCGGCGCTTGCCGCCGCCCAGACCGCCGCCCCCGGCTGGGCCGCGCGTTCCGCCGCCGCGCGCGCGCAGATCCTGCTGCGCGCCGCCGAGCGCTACCAGGCCGATGCCGACACCCTGCTCGCGCTCGCCGTGCGCGAAGGCGGCAAGACCTGGGCGAACGCCGTCGCCGAGCTGCGCGAGGCGGTCGACTTCCTGCGCTACTACGCCCACCAGGCGCAGGACTTCGCCCCGGACAGCCATGTCGCGCTCGGTCCGGTGCTGTGCATCAGCCCGTGGAACTTCCCGCTGGCGATCTTCACCGGCCAGCTCGCCGCCGCGCTCGCCGCCGGCAACACCGTCCTCGCCAAGCCCGCCCGCCAGACCCCGCTGATCGCCGCCGCCGCGGTCGGCCTGATGCACGCCGCCGGCGTGCCCGCCGACGTGCTCCAGCTGCTGCCCGGGCGCGGCGAAGTCGTCGGCAGCGCGCTGATCGCCGATCCGCGCGTGCGCGGCGTGATGTTCACCGGCTCCACCGAAGTCGCCGCGCAGATCAACCGCCGCCTCGCCGCACGCGGCGGCCAGGTTCCGCTGATCGCCGAGACCGGCGGCCAGAACGCGCTGATCGTCGACTCCACCGCGCTGCCCGAGCAGGTGGTGGCCGACGTCCTCGCCTCCGCCTTCGATTCTGCCGGCCAGCGCTGCTCGGCGCTGCGCGTGCTATGCCTGCAGCAGGACATCGCCGCGGACACGCTCGACATGCTGCGCGGCGCGATCGCGGAACTGCGCCTCGGCAACCCCGCCGACGTGCGCGTCGACATCGGCCCGGTGATCGACACCGCGGCACGCGACGGCCTCGAAGCCCACGTCGCCGCGATGCAGGCCCGGGGCGCCCGCGTCACCCGCCTGCCCCTGCCCGAGGCATGCGCCCACGGCAGCTTCGTGCCGCCGACCGTGGTCGAGCTCGCCGGCGGCATCGACGCCCTCGCCCACCTCGGCCGCGAGCAGTTCGGCCCGGTGCTGCACGTGCTGCGTTACCCCGCCGCCGACCTCGAGCGCCTGATCGACGCCATCAACGCCACCGGCTACGGCCTCACCCTGGGCGTGCATAGCCGCATCGACGAAACCGTGGAACGCGTCGCCGCGCGCGCCAGGGCCGGCAACCTGTACGTCAACCGCAACCTCATCGGCGCGGTGGTCGGCGTCCAGCCCTTCGGCGGCGAGGGCCTGTCCGGCACCGGGCCGAAGGCCGGTGGCCCGCTCTATCTCCACCGCCTGCTCGCGCGCAGCCCGGGGCCGGAGCTGGCGAAAGGCGCACGGGCGGTCGAGTGCACGGCGGCGGGCGAAGCCTGCGCCGCCCGGCTCCAGGCTTTCGCCGCCTGGCTCGACGGCGGTGGCGGCGGGCTGATCGATGAGGCCCAGTCGGCCGCGCTGCACGACCGGATCGCCCCCTACCGGCAGCGCCGCATCACCGGCCTGCGCCTGGCCCTGCCCGGCCCCACCGGCGAAGACGACAGCCTGCGCTTCGTCGCCCGCGGCACGATCGCCGGCGTCGCCCGCAGCGCCGCCGGCTACCTGCACCAGCTCATCGCCGCCCTCGCCAGCGGCAACCTGCTGCGGGTCGACGCCGACGCCACCGCGCACGCCGTGCACTCAGCCCTGCCGGCCGCGCTGCAGGCGCAGCTATGCTGCGACGCCGGCTGGTTCGACGCCGACTTCGGCGCCCTGCTGTTCGATGGCAGCGACGCCGACGCCGACGCCTGGCAGCGCCGCCTCGCCGGGCGCGACGGCCCCATCATCGCGCTGCTGCGCCCCGCACCACACTACGACCTCACCCGCCTCGTCCACGAACGCGCGCTCAGCATCAACACCACCGCAGCCGGCGGCAACGCCAGCCTGATGGCGATCGGTGCATGA
- a CDS encoding glutamine amidotransferase — protein MKTAIAIRHLHFEDLGTLQPLLEARGYAIHYIDAVQDELTGLDVQRADLLVVLGGPIGAFDEATYPFLTDELALVHERLERQRPLLGICLGAQLIARALGAGVEAMGVKEIGFSPLTLTREGAASPLALLGDVPVLHWHGDRFDIPPGSVRLAGTQACANQAFALGRQVLGLQCHLEAAPRQIERWLVGHACELAQAGIDPRTLRGQARTLQNRLPQAAQAVFSRWLDGLEAKAASPAGAAKSCPAASPRRRG, from the coding sequence ATGAAAACCGCCATCGCCATCCGCCATCTGCATTTTGAGGACCTGGGCACGTTGCAGCCGCTGCTCGAAGCTCGTGGCTATGCGATTCACTACATCGATGCCGTGCAGGACGAACTGACCGGACTGGATGTTCAGCGCGCCGATCTGCTGGTCGTGCTGGGCGGCCCCATCGGCGCCTTCGATGAGGCGACCTATCCGTTTCTCACGGATGAACTGGCGCTGGTGCACGAGCGGCTGGAGCGCCAGCGTCCCCTGCTCGGTATCTGCCTGGGGGCGCAACTGATCGCGCGCGCCCTGGGGGCCGGGGTCGAGGCCATGGGGGTGAAGGAAATCGGCTTCTCGCCATTGACCCTGACGCGGGAAGGCGCGGCATCCCCGCTGGCCTTGCTGGGTGACGTGCCGGTGCTGCACTGGCATGGCGACCGGTTCGACATCCCGCCCGGCTCCGTGCGGCTGGCAGGGACGCAGGCGTGCGCCAACCAGGCCTTTGCCCTCGGGCGCCAGGTGCTGGGGCTGCAATGCCATCTGGAGGCAGCGCCGCGCCAGATCGAGCGCTGGCTGGTCGGGCATGCCTGCGAACTGGCCCAGGCGGGCATCGATCCGCGCACGCTGCGAGGCCAGGCACGGACCCTGCAAAACCGCTTGCCGCAGGCCGCGCAGGCGGTGTTCAGCCGTTGGCTCGATGGGCTCGAGGCGAAGGCGGCCTCCCCCGCCGGCGCTGCAAAATCGTGTCCTGCGGCCTCGCCCCGGAGGCGGGGCTGA